The window AGGCATCATGGTTCGGATCAAATGCCGTTTCAACGTTTCATCAACCTCATTCACTGCCATCCTATTCAATTTACACCCACTGCACTATTCCATTCTTGGATTTGCACCTCGGGAATGCtgggcttcttttcttcgatATACATAGATCTCTTACCAATTGCCGCGGTTATAGAGAGAATAGGATTGAAGGTTTGCTGGCTGTGGCACGAACTCGCGCAATTCGGCCGCCAATCTCGTCAAACTCGTTAATCTTGTCAGCTAGCCTAGCGTCAAGTTAGCCACGGAGATGGCGATTCTTAAGAGCAGCATTGACCAATTCCCCAGACGACTACATTGTTTGGCTTCGTAGATTTCTCAGGATTCGCGCCATAAGCATCCATTTCCCAGGTTTTCAACCATTACCAACGACACTCGAGCTTGGTCATCCATAGAGCTAACTGTAGCCCCAAGACGTTAATGCAGGAGTTCCACAAAGAGAAGATAGCCACCCCGCAAAATCCTGCTGCTACCCGATATGGATTTGAACTATCTGCACAAGTCTGATATCTCTTTACTTCTGGGATATACATTTCGGAATGGCGCGCATATGAGGCGGAACCGAAGACGGAAGCCGCTCGAAGCGAAAGGCGAGTACTCCTTTACAGCCCTACAACACGCATCACAGCAATTCTCTGTTCCTAGCTACAATTGCTGACGCCTCGCTCATGGTCGGTCTCCGGCCGAAAATAGCGAATGCTACTCTACAGGGATGTCCCAAAGATGGGTCCCGGAGGCTGAGAAACGGCGCCTTGCATAAGACTGGGAATATAGTTGCCGCCCCTATTTTATCGGCGCATCGGATAGCTACAAGAGCGAACTAATCGAGTTAATCACGTAGTATGTGCTTCCCTTATGCTGTGTCGTGTGGGATATCAGGAGCGATGAAGTGAAGCGATAGCTGGATGTATCGATGCCGGAGTGAATGTCGCTTAAACTTGATGTTGATCCCGCTGAGGCTTGGAAGACGGTGGTCGAAACTCGGTGATGATGAACTCCTTGGCGTAAGCTGTCTCGAGATAGGTATATAAAGATGCACTTTGCTTTCGATGTTTTCCAAGTGCAGCCTGTGAAATAACAACCGTCTGCATTTTACTGCAATGAATGACCTACTCGATATTGTTGTTGCTCGCATTTATCTCGTTGGGGCTGTTGCAGTGGCAGCGCTGGCTTATGTGAATTCCCGTTGTCTTTTGTTTGTGCAGACCGTTTGACATTGCTAACTCGTACAAGCTGATCTTTTATGTCCTTCGAGACCCACTGTCCAAAGTCCCCGGCCCTTGGTACACCAAATGGACTTCAGTTGTGATCAAGTTTCACTGGCTGAGAGGCAATCGAGCAAGTTACCAGCATAGCCTGCATCAAAAATATGGCACGTATTCACCACAAAACTGTGTTGTTATGGTGGAAACTGCTAACATGAAGTGTATCATGACAGGTGCCGTCGTTCGTCTCGGCCCCAACGAAGTCGCCGTAACCAACATCGAAGCCGTCAAGAAGATTTACAACACCAGAGAGACCTTCCGCAAGACCTCCTGGTACAAAGATCTATCCGTCGCAAGCGAAAATGTCTTCAACACCAACCGCACCGAGCTGCACCGCCGCCTACGAAGGCTTCTCTCAGGTTCAATGTCCGAAACCTCGCTGGCGGCTGTTGCACCCCAGGTCCAAAGGACGATTGATCTGATGATCAAAAGAGTTggggaggagatggaaagaagaggagccgCGGATGTGATCAAGTGGTTTTTATTCATGGCGACAGATGTCATTGGGGAGCTTTCCTTTGGAGATTCGTTTCGAACCCTGGAAATCGGTGAACACAGCGATTACACGAAAGACTTGGCAGAACTGGGCTACCTCGGTGCTGTTCGCTCCGCTTTTCCGACACTTATCGCGATGGCAAAATATCTGCCCATCTCTTATTTCAGACGTCCCCTTCGAGGCACAAAAAACATGATTCGTTATGCGGACGAGTCGATTACTCGCTACAGGAACCTGTTGGACTCTGACCCAACCAGTGTTAAATGGACGCTCTTCACCAAAGTTttccaagaccaagacaagGGAGAAGGCCTCAGTCCGGTAGAGCTCAGAAGCAACGTATCAGCCTACATTGTTGCTGGCAGTGATTCCACCGCAGTCACCCTCACTTACCTAGTCTGGTGTGTCTGTCGCGATCCCAAAGTCAAGGCCGTTCTTTTGGCAGAGCTCCGAGCGCTCCCAGACAACTTCACCATTGCAGATCTTCGTGACATGAGCTACTTGAACGCAGTGATCGACGAGACCATGCGTCTCTACTCTGGCATCCAGTCCGCGCTGCCTCGCTGGGTGCCCGAGAGCGGCGACAACATCGCTGGATACTGGCTTCCTGGCGGCACAACCGTTTGCGCACAGGCGTACAGCATGCATCGCAATCCCGATGTCTTTCCTAACCCCGACGTCTTTGATCCTTCACGATGGGATATGCCaacaaaggaaatgaaagatTCCTTCATGCCCTTTGGAAGCGGAGCACGGAGTAagtttctttgtctttcaaCAAGCTGTTTTGTGCGCGCTGACTCGGTTATAGTTTGTATTGGGCTTCATCTGGCACGGATGGAACTGCGCTATGCAGCTGCACGCTTTTTCCTGACGTTTCCGGAAGCCAAAGTGTCATCTCTGGAGGGGATGAATGACGGGGACATGGTGCCGAAAGTGTTTTTCTTTACTGAGCCAAAGGCTAAACGATGTTTGATTCGGAGGCAGTGAAGTTACCAAgtgtatgtatgtatttCGTTTGTCGCTGGATATCGGTACCGCAAAGCCTCTTGATATAATTCAACctataggtaggtagagAATGTTAAATAGAATAGCAGAGTATTATGCGGAAATTTCGGCGTAATTTTTCCGACTATTGTGAATCAGCCTTTGCTGAGATGAGGCACTTCGGTCCCTAATTATTGGAGTACAAGggaaacaaagaagacaTGTGTGGTCGGGTTGGAGGCCCGAAACCAGTCTTTGTTGCCTACGCATCTAATAATATCTCGTGCTAGAGGCGTAAAGCAGTCGGTGATCCTCTTTGATACTGTTTACAAGTAACATGCAGGCTTTTCaccttggccagcttcatAGAGCTGAGAACGAAACAAAAAGCGGCGTTTCGCCCAAAGGCCCATTGAAGATTACCATCCATGTTCAACTGTTCAATTTTGGCTTTGCGATTTCCCCCAAACATACATTCTGAAGCACCTTAGACGGCGATCATCATGAACGACCTCAAAGACGACTCGTCTTATGGATCGGGCCCCGCAAACACCTCGGTAGACGGCGCGCCTTATTCTGTTCCGGCGACAGAGTACTCGACGGCGTGGGCATGCGAATGGACTAACCCAGAGTTTGGCATATGTACCGAAGCAGATTTACAGTGTCTAAGGCACGTCAACTGTTCGTATCTGTCCTCGGGAAGACCACCAACGCTGCTGGCTTTGAAGCAGCATGCTCAAGCTCTCACGAATCTCATCAAGAAGATATGCGTCAGCAACACATTTGGAGTCATTGATGGAGGGAACAAACGACAGCTAGCTTTTGAGAAGGATGAGGCGTTTGACTGGTTAACAAATCTCGACAAACCCTACACAAACGATGACGAAAGCCATCATTTGCCTCTATGGGTCCTAGCAAACCAGattga is drawn from Trichoderma atroviride chromosome 7, complete sequence and contains these coding sequences:
- a CDS encoding uncharacterized protein (EggNog:ENOG41~TransMembrane:1 (i12-31o)), with the translated sequence MNDLLDIVVARIYLVGAVAVAALAYLIFYVLRDPLSKVPGPWYTKWTSVVIKFHWLRGNRASYQHSLHQKYGTYSPQNCVVMVETANMKCIMTGAVVRLGPNEVAVTNIEAVKKIYNTRETFRKTSWYKDLSVASENVFNTNRTELHRRLRRLLSGSMSETSLAAVAPQVQRTIDLMIKRVGEEMERRGAADVIKWFLFMATDVIGELSFGDSFRTLEIGEHSDYTKDLAELGYLGAVRSAFPTLIAMAKYLPISYFRRPLRGTKNMIRYADESITRYRNLLDSDPTSVKWTLFTKVFQDQDKGEGLSPVELRSNVSAYIVAGSDSTAVTLTYLVWCVCRDPKVKAVLLAELRALPDNFTIADLRDMSYLNAVIDETMRLYSGIQSALPRWVPESGDNIAGYWLPGGTTVCAQAYSMHRNPDVFPNPDVFDPSRWDMPTKEMKDSFMPFGSGARICIGLHLARMELRYAAARFFLTFPEAKVSSLEGMNDGDMVPKVFFFTEPKAKRCLIRRQ